A region of the Salvia splendens isolate huo1 chromosome 11, SspV2, whole genome shotgun sequence genome:
cAAGAAAATCAACTGAAAAGCGATTAGTTAGGTTAAATTGCATAATTTCCTTTAGAATGAATTAATTTATTCTTAAATTGTGACGTGGAtgtgtttaataaataaaacttgTTTTTAACTTAAGCAATGGATTAATTACAGTTGAGTTTGACAATATCCAACAACTAAGTTCGTAAACATTATTTCTAATAGTTTCCTTTTCATTTTCTGGAGAGAGATGGGATTTTTTCTGCACCGCTCAAATATTGTGGCgtttaaaatgtgcagaaaatGATTCTATTTAGCAATTGAAATAAACATGTAGAGAATTataaaaagtagtagtagtagtagtcaTTAAGATGGGCCCACCTACAGTCTCCTTTTAACGTAGtacgtattttttttattttatgcacAAGTATAATAGGTGAAAAAATATTTGGAAATGAAGAAAGTCTGGAATTGAACATTAGGATTTTTTTAGTTATAAAATTACTAACTTCGGCTACTATATACGACTTTGGGAAGGAATTTGTTATATTCTCGGTATAAAAAATCTTGggaagtatttatagagtttgtATCGTAGATTTTTGTTGTCTTTGAATGGATAACATCTTGTATTTGTATTAGGAAAGTAAAAGTATGCATTAATGCATGTAATCTTTATAAGTATACAAAGTTAAGTCAATTTACTAAGACATTTCAGATATAGTTATTGTTACAAATACTATAACACAAGAAAATCACTGAAAAAagcaaaaacaataaaaaaaaatacaaccatGCCTTGAAATGCTGCCAAGCTGGCTAGTACGCTGTAGAATTTTTTGGTAGAAATGAAGTTTTCTTATTTTCCCCTTGCGTCTCTAATGCTTAgtgtttttatcattttatgcgtCATAATTGTCGAACAACCTTTAAAAAATGGAGGATGGGCTAATTGAaaacttttattataaataaaataattttaaaaatttgatctAATATTGGTTACTTCTTTTGTGGAATGTTTGGACTTATTTGGTTGAGCCGTATTCATTTCTCTCCTTGCTTCAGCCCAAATATGTGTGAGTGGCCCTATGGATTAATCGAGCCCGCTTACCTTGTGTACTCTTGATGGCCGCCACATGGCACCTCTACGTGGATCCTATAGCTCGGCAGCTGGATTCTAAGAGTTTGTTGTGTGAGGACTTCCTCCTCAGCCGGTTAGCCTCTCACTCATTCACTCTCTTGGTTGGCGATTAGCGTTTctcccccttctctctagaatacTGTCGCTTTCACTTCTCCAATCATTGTCTCCGTCtgtttttctcttcttttagtGAGTTCTGAACGGTAATATCTCTAGCAGAGGCAACATCTCCAGTTTCCTTGCGAAGTCTGACTCTAGATTGACTCTTTGTAAGTCTGATATACTTAGTTAGAGGAGATCTCGTCGATTCCTTGTGACATTCGAGCTTTTGTGATTTTGACTGTGGTTTCCAAGCGATCGTGTGTTAAGTTGGTCTCTGTGTGTGCGGTACTCGATGAAGCTAGGGTTCTGGGTTTGAGTTCTGAGTTACTCATCTTGCGGTTGTCTTTGGTGGAAGAGGTCCTTGGCTGGTGCAGTTGCTGTGAAACTTGAGGCAACTGATCTTCGATATTTCTAACTTTGTAAGTTTTCATATCTTGTACATATCCTTTAGGATATGTTGTTCTTGTGATACTAACACTTTACTTAGTTCGTGAAGACTAAAGTGTAGTTTGGGTCATTGTATATTTATTGTACTTGTAAAGTAGTATTTTGTATTGGTTTGTTGTCTTGAGAGATTGATCATTTCTCGACTCAAATACAAAAGAGATCTCGATAATTAGTAAATTCACTATGATTGTTACCCTTtcaattgtttgaaatttttcTTACTAGTCGACTATCTTTAAATGTTTCTTAATTAGTTGTTGATGATCTTATCTTATGTTATATACTTAATATTTTACATGATTGACTTAAACATTGTTAATTATACTCTACATCAATACATAAGttcatataaattaaatattgtttCTCGCTATTATCTTTCTAAGTTTTAAAATCCACCACCAAGTTTGAGaataaataatagaaaaagcaattatatgtacattattaatGTGCCAAATTTCCAGTCTATAATCCACCAAAAAGGTCAAACTTAAGCTTTTGGCGTGATAGATTTAAATCACAACTACAAATTCTTAAACCAAAAGTCAATCTGTCATAATTATTAGGAAGATAGAGTTTAATTGACTTTATATATACCTATATTTTATGGCCCTGCATCCTAAGTAATTTATAGTAATAGTATATGATCTTTTAAGGATGAGAATGTTTCCCTCATGTGTTTGGTAAAGTTATAGGAAGAAAAAGACAAATAATCGAACACTCTTTTTCCTCTGCATCGacattttttctaaaaatttatCCCAAATTTAACTGTCACATTTCTGTTCTTGAGCTTTTCTTTTGGAAGGTTTGATCTACTATACTTTATTAGTTTAGGGTTATGCTCATTAATGTTAAATTAAAACAATGAATCTTTAATTGTTTTAGTAACAAAGAATAATCTAAAGCTATATATGCATTGTTCACGTGCAAACAGTACGAATGTAGTGAATAAATTCGGCTGTCGGCCTCATATATTTGTCTCACTTTCTACCTAACATTTTTTTAATGCGTGATTCATTTATATCCCCAAAATTTTCAAacttcatttaaattttttttctataaataaaagTTAAATATTGAAACTTTTATTCCGTCACCAAAAAACTGAAAACTTCTTTAACCGTTGAGGCTGAGGTTGCTTTATTATTTGTTAAAATTATAGAGAGATACGAAAATCTCTCTCTTCACGTTtctcctttctttttctcttcttatttataaaaatatcacTATTTCTTATTACACTTTTTACACTTGaattaacaataatattattacgaGTTATTGGTGTGATAATATTATACTAGTAAGTACTATACTCCATATCATAGTTACTGATGTGATAATATGATCtttttaaaaagtgaaaataaaaaacaagaaaGAGTTTTGTATTTAAAAGTAATACACTATACATGGACCTAAAATTAACTAACAATAGAATAATAGTAGCACATAGCCACATAGTTTGAACTagaaacaataataataaaagcaACAAAGTCACAGTATAGAAATAAATAGATACTCTATCGATGAAcacaagaaaacaaaattaaaaaatagttgTAGAGAATAAAAGAGTCGTATGTTGCGTCAATCAACAACTAATGGAGCATTTAAGAGCGAAGAGGATTTAGTGAATTTACCAGAAACAATTATTAATTGCccttaacaaaataaaaatctcGAAAGGTCATTTTTGTAATTTGCAATATAGTTGGATTTTCTAGCCAAAAATCCAAGTAAAAAATGTTGGCACACTGCTTCACTTCCAttatttattttcctattttgaACAGTTTTCCCCTTTTTTTGAACTGAATTAACACCACTAATTTGACAGTAGTGGCAAATTGAGTTAAGAGATTAATAAATCGTGGAGACATGTGGCTAACATACCGTACCGTGTGGTCCAACTTAATGATATCCATTATCGCATGTGATCAATTACCGGCCAACCCGTGAGCCGGTAAGTCCCTTAATATTCATCCATTAATATTTTTCTACCATAATATTTGGTAAATTAAATCTCTGGGAgtgttattctcctattcatcctttatatcatttattcttcttaatatgagccgttagatctcattcatcaacggttcagatgatctgcattattacaatataatgatgcattattagtcggtgtgcattattcaactgaacaTCTGCATTATTATACtgtaatggtgcattattagtcggtgtgcattattcaactgaaaatctgcattattaaatgacacgtgagaTGACAAAATCATGGGgctaagattaaaaaaataaagaacaaaatatataaaaaggaaatgaatacatcccatTAAATCTCACTGTAAAAACTTTAATTACCACTTATCAACATCTACAGATAATTTTTCACATACTTTATGGATacagatttttttattttttgagagGTAAAAGTCTATGTCAACGAGTCACCAATCACTAGAAAATCTTCTGTGGTTCCATTTACTACAGTTACAACTTTGAACCATTCCTTCTCCTTCACCTCTTTGCTTTTCCTTTTAAAAGGGCTTTTTCTACATATGTAAATTCTCAACTGTGATTTCTTTCGAGGGAAAACTGCAACATCTCTATTTTGTACCTTGAGAATTTCATACAATTCTCTTCTTTTCTGATACCTCTTTGTCGCTTCAAATTCTGAGATATGGAGAGAGATTTCATGGGGTTGAACCCTAACAAAGACGCTGCTGTTAAGGAAGAGGTTGTTGAAGGCGTCGTCGAAGAATCTGgtcatttctctctcttctttatgCTCTAACAAAATTCCGTTTATTTCACGGTCAAATCATGAGAATTTTCGACTTTTTGTTTGATTTCTTTTCCCCACCTGTACGCGGTGTACTTGTTTGTGCGCCTGTTCCAAAATTTTCAAGGTTTTCTGTGTTTTTAGGCGTTTATGTTTTACCCTCATTTGAAGATGTGTATTAGAAATATTGTTGGTGTTTCTGTGTTTGTAAACATGTTAATGAGAGTTTTTGTTAGCTTTGTTAAACACAAATCACAGTATCACTTTTGATTCATATCTTCTCCTTAGAAATGTCTTGATCTGTTATAGAAGCGGAATGGTGCTTGCTGTCTCTAATTTGCTTGAGATCTGAACCAGCAACTGAGTTGACCAAATTTCAGCTACTAATCTTTTCATTTCAGAAAATATAAGAAAGGGGAGGAGAGTGAATCTTCTTATGCTTTTAATTTTTGTTCCGATCTGTCCAATTGTGTTAAGTTTCGAGTTCAATAGTTCAATTTACGTTGAAAACTTTGATCTCTGTTATGCCTAAAAGTTAAAGACTGGATGACTTAGACTTGGAGAGGTGATTTCTAACATGCtgttttttttggcaaaaaaatgaaataaaaaatggtCAGGATTTGCAAGGAGCTCTGGGCCTGCAAACAAGGCGTCTGGCCTCCCTGAGTTTATGTCTTCGAGGTGCACACAAGATGAGAAGCTATCAAAGGTAAAATCTGATCTTCTTACATCTCTTGGCTTGGAGATATATTTGAGTCATATTTGAGTTTGGTCTGCTCATTTTTGTGTCATGTATGGATATTGTTCCATCCTTTAATTGCACCACGGCTCATAATTATTAATCTTCATGGAGTTATCTCCTTTTTGATATTTCAGCATCTAAACACCTGCATTTATTGAACTGGTAAATACAACAAAGAGAGAATAAACTTTAATATGGAAATTTGAGCGATTAAATTAACATCTGATTCAAGGCTGAAAAGAAAATAAGTTATCTATGGTAAaatctgcctttatagattaaCATCTGATCTATACAGCAGAATGGGCAGCCTGCATATTCTGTGAGTCCATTTTCCATGAAGCTGCAGTTTCTTGGTGGAAGTACTCATGCTGGAATAACTGAACAATGGTGAGCTGCAATCTTGACTCATACTTCATTCGCATCATCTATTGTAATCTTCTTATGTTATTAGTTGAACATCCGTAAGACTTTTAATAAGCGATGATGTGTCGTGGTGTAAATGTGCCTGTTTAAACAACTTCTTGTTCTCTATTATCTTTTTCGTAGGATCAATTCTAAGGCTTCTAATGCTCCTGCTCAgatgactattttttatggtggaACAGTGTGTGTCTTTGATGACATTTCCCCTGAGAAGGTTCCTCATTCTCTGCACGACATCGCTTTTGTTCTGTTTATTTCTGTAATATGCTGTGCACTAATTGATTTCCCTCACTGGGTATATTATCCAGGCTCAAGCAATCATGCTTTTGGCTGGAAATGTGTATGCCCAATCTATGATGACTCAATCGAAACTTCACATGCAAGCACCTGCGGCCAAAGTTCCAGCAGTAGATCAACCATTGGTTAACCAATCCATGAGCACTCCACCATGTTCTGGACTCCCAAGCCCTATGTCTGTTTCTTCTCACCCCATTGGCCATTGTGGTGTTCCGGCTACTAACAATGATGACATCAAGGTCTCTAAGACCGCTGGCATGTCACCCACCCATGCTAATAATACTGAACCTTCTAGAGTGATGTCATCTGTTGCTGCATCTGCTATAATGTCATCAGGTAATTCATTCAAATTCAGCGGATGAAATATTGCTATGTCATCGTGTTCCATTGAACCTGAAGTTTACTATCGTTGCACCAAATGCTCAATAATTCACTTTACATTACCAAGTCATCTCTATCCATCTCTGTGACATCCTATGGAGAAGTGCTAAGTACATGGATTAAAATGTTCTTTTTTCACAGCTGTTCCTCAGGCAAGGAAAGCATCACTGGCTAGATTTCTGGAGAAGCGTAAGGAGAGGTAACTTTGTTGATTCTCTTTTCCTAAAGATAAACAAACATATACCCAAAATCAATGCACATGGCTAGCGTTATACTATATCACAGTATCTCTTAGGGGGAAAGACAATAAATGTATTACTATTCCTTTTGTCCCATCTTTTCTATTTAAGGTTTTTGCTTTCTTTGGAACATTTTTTCTTAATAAGTTTAGTCACATTCATGAACCAGCCCAAAAGATCCCTTTGCAGTAGGATAATTTTTTGTGCAAATTATGCTTCTTATGCACATTAGAGACTGGtttcttctatttttccttttctcttcttgGATTGGCTATAGTTGAGTTTTGAGTGAACGAACATTAAATTGGTGGTTGCATTTCTCTTGAAGGGTGATGAGTGCAGCGGCACCATACAACCAGGGCAAGAAGACGACTGATTGTAAAACGCCAGAGTCGAATGATTTTGGATTCTCAGCTACGTCGACCTTCTCTAGTTCGGTCGCAGTCAGCAAGGATGACTGAGTGTAATATATGTGAGATCTTCTCTTATGTAGCTAATAAACTCTGAAGTTTTACTAATTGCTTGCATTCTGGTTGTGGATCTATAACGTTTATGAATTCGGCTATATATAtgttgtaatattatttttaaaaacttgCTTCTCTTGGTAGGCAAACTACCTTATTTGTATCTAATGCCAACTCTAGATCATCTATTACTACATCATGGCTAAGTGTTCGGtgtttgagatccacatttgaACTATTAGGTTGAATTATTGCGAATACATTTTctgtttatgttttttattaaacTGTGGTTAATAAAACTCATAATATATGCTTGGATATTTCTGAAGCATGACAGCTCATTGGTTATTTACAAATCCACATTTTGCATGTGACAACAATCAATAATTGGTGGTCGTTGAGTGGAAAGTGAGTGGCAGTGATGGAGGTGgctagctctctctctctctctctctctctccctctctctcataTAGGGTAGGGTAGGGATGCATGGTTAACAGTAATCAGATCGGAAATGGAACCTATGTTTTCGAACCAGCAAAAGTAAAATTTCTGTAGTAAAATTATACTACATTAATTTTACTTTTTGCTATCTGAGAGTGGAATTAGGTTGTGATTTCAAGAACTTGATCAGTCATGCCTAGTTTTAGCTAATACGAGTAATAATCTAACGAAAGATTGACATTGCGACTATATTTGTGACACATAAAAACAATCGAATCAAGTTAAGTCGAGCTAAGATTACGGTTTCTatataaggccacccgcaacgcgttaagCGGGTGGCTCGAATCCCGTCCTCCatgacgagacgggcgcgggacgcgttgcaacgtcTCGtttcgtccccagcccgccgagacgCCCGGCTTGCCGAGACAGcccgcgagctgtctcgccacgcacGCGCGCGACGTGGCGCCCTCTGGCGCGATGCGTGACGTCCACTCGCCGCCCGCGAGTAGGTTTCGTCacactgacgcaataaatcattttttaaaatgatttatttaataaataaattaattaaaattcgaaaacggtaatattaccgtttttcgaccgttttttctattttttttactctataaatacccatatttcatcctcattttacacacaaacacgcatctattcttctcaaatcatctctctttccacttcaattttcatctcaaatcaactcttttattatctaatgg
Encoded here:
- the LOC121755815 gene encoding protein TIFY 7-like isoform X1, which produces MERDFMGLNPNKDAAVKEEVVEGVVEESGFARSSGPANKASGLPEFMSSRCTQDEKLSKQNGQPAYSVSPFSMKLQFLGGSTHAGITEQWINSKASNAPAQMTIFYGGTVCVFDDISPEKAQAIMLLAGNVYAQSMMTQSKLHMQAPAAKVPAVDQPLVNQSMSTPPCSGLPSPMSVSSHPIGHCGVPATNNDDIKVSKTAGMSPTHANNTEPSRVMSSVAASAIMSSAVPQARKASLARFLEKRKERVMSAAAPYNQGKKTTDCKTPESNDFGFSATSTFSSSVAVSKDD
- the LOC121755815 gene encoding protein TIFY 7-like isoform X2; amino-acid sequence: MERDFMGLNPNKDAAVKEEVVEGVVEESGFARSSGPANKASGLPEFMSSRCTQDEKLSKNGQPAYSVSPFSMKLQFLGGSTHAGITEQWINSKASNAPAQMTIFYGGTVCVFDDISPEKAQAIMLLAGNVYAQSMMTQSKLHMQAPAAKVPAVDQPLVNQSMSTPPCSGLPSPMSVSSHPIGHCGVPATNNDDIKVSKTAGMSPTHANNTEPSRVMSSVAASAIMSSAVPQARKASLARFLEKRKERVMSAAAPYNQGKKTTDCKTPESNDFGFSATSTFSSSVAVSKDD